In Elusimicrobiota bacterium, one DNA window encodes the following:
- the rlmB gene encoding 23S rRNA (guanosine(2251)-2'-O)-methyltransferase RlmB, with amino-acid sequence MVENELTSDLVWGRHPVAAALTAGRVNKLWILRGASGLEEVLQAARDSRVVFQWVDRQRLDGLTAGAVHQGVAARVSAHEYKTLDDLFAAGRPSPLLLLDGVTDPHNLGAILRNAAFFGARGVVIPRWRSAGMTGAVDKASAGAAGLVPLVQVANIGQTILELKKKEYWVYGADAAGRSCATFDFAQPVALVIGAEGTGLHRLVRERCDDLIAVPGEAKVPSLNASCASAALLYELYRRRGAGA; translated from the coding sequence CTGGTGGAAAACGAACTGACGTCGGATTTGGTGTGGGGTCGTCACCCGGTGGCCGCCGCGCTCACGGCGGGTCGGGTGAACAAGCTGTGGATCCTCCGGGGCGCCTCGGGGTTGGAGGAAGTGCTTCAAGCCGCCCGGGATTCCCGGGTCGTTTTTCAATGGGTGGACCGGCAGCGCCTGGACGGTTTGACCGCCGGGGCCGTGCACCAGGGGGTGGCCGCCCGGGTCTCCGCCCACGAATACAAAACCCTGGACGATTTGTTCGCGGCGGGGCGGCCCTCGCCCCTGTTGTTGTTGGACGGCGTGACGGATCCCCACAACCTGGGAGCGATTCTTCGAAACGCCGCTTTTTTCGGGGCGCGCGGGGTGGTGATTCCCCGCTGGCGCTCGGCCGGCATGACGGGGGCCGTGGACAAGGCTTCGGCGGGCGCCGCGGGCCTGGTGCCCCTCGTTCAGGTCGCCAACATCGGGCAGACGATTCTGGAGCTCAAGAAAAAAGAGTATTGGGTGTACGGCGCCGACGCCGCCGGCCGTTCCTGCGCCACCTTTGATTTCGCCCAACCGGTCGCTTTGGTCATCGGAGCCGAAGGAACCGGATTGCACCGATTGGTGCGCGAGCGCTGCGACGATCTGATCGCCGTCCCGGGGGAGGCCAAAGTGCCTTCCCTGAACGCCTCCTGCGCCTCGGCGGCCCTCCTGTACGAGCTTTATCGTCGGCGGGGAGCCGGGGCGTGA
- a CDS encoding cysteine--tRNA ligase codes for MTPRPLRFHNTLTGREENFEPLTPGRVSLYVCGVTPYDECHLGHARCYVTFDFVRRCLERLGYAVTHVQNFTDVDDKIIRRAAERGETPEALAERYIADYFDKMDRLRVQRAAIYPRVTTHVPAIVAFIERLVAKGLAYPRDGDVYYAVRKFPAYGRLAKRSPDDLLSGARVEVDARKDDPLDFALWKAAKPGEPSWPSPWGPGRPGWHIECSVMSLANLQTETFDIHGGGQDLIFPHHENEIAQSEGATGKTFARYWIHNGFVTVHKEKMSKSLGNFFTLTDIFKLHAPRVVRFFLLSHHYRGPLEFSDDLLKQAAERLAEIDEDFRRLEAGLKTPLTDKPKNGKTLEKTLAEFPERLNDALADNFNSPRALAVVHDLLGELKTRLETPKALSTEGLRRGVALLRDAFEQVLGIELSAAAGEADGDIQALVNQRTAARKSKNWPEADRLRDELARRRIVVEDTPQGPRWWKTN; via the coding sequence GTGACTCCCCGTCCGCTCCGCTTCCACAACACCCTCACGGGCCGCGAGGAAAATTTCGAGCCGCTGACGCCGGGGCGGGTTTCCCTGTACGTCTGCGGCGTCACGCCCTACGACGAGTGCCACCTGGGCCACGCCCGTTGCTACGTCACTTTCGATTTTGTCCGCCGTTGCCTCGAGCGCTTGGGCTACGCCGTGACCCACGTCCAGAATTTTACCGACGTGGACGACAAGATCATCCGCCGCGCCGCCGAGCGGGGCGAGACGCCCGAGGCTCTGGCGGAGCGATACATCGCCGACTACTTCGACAAAATGGACCGCCTCCGGGTTCAACGGGCCGCGATTTACCCCCGGGTGACCACGCACGTTCCGGCCATCGTCGCTTTCATCGAGCGGCTGGTCGCCAAGGGCCTGGCCTACCCCCGGGACGGCGACGTTTACTACGCCGTCCGGAAATTTCCCGCCTACGGCCGGCTGGCCAAACGCTCGCCGGACGATCTTTTGTCGGGGGCGCGGGTCGAGGTGGACGCCCGGAAGGACGATCCCCTGGATTTCGCCCTCTGGAAGGCGGCCAAACCCGGGGAACCGTCGTGGCCCTCTCCCTGGGGGCCTGGGCGCCCGGGATGGCACATCGAATGCTCCGTCATGAGCCTGGCCAATCTCCAAACGGAAACCTTCGACATTCACGGCGGCGGACAGGATTTGATTTTTCCGCACCACGAAAACGAAATCGCCCAATCCGAAGGCGCCACGGGAAAAACCTTCGCCCGCTACTGGATCCACAACGGGTTCGTCACGGTCCATAAAGAGAAAATGTCCAAGTCCCTCGGCAATTTTTTCACCCTGACGGACATTTTCAAGCTTCACGCTCCCCGGGTTGTCCGCTTTTTCCTGCTGAGCCACCACTACCGGGGCCCCTTGGAGTTTTCCGACGATTTATTGAAGCAGGCGGCGGAACGCCTGGCCGAAATCGACGAAGATTTCCGGCGGCTGGAAGCGGGGCTCAAGACCCCGCTGACGGACAAACCCAAGAACGGCAAAACGTTGGAAAAAACCCTGGCGGAATTTCCCGAACGGCTGAACGACGCCTTGGCCGACAATTTTAATTCGCCCCGAGCCCTCGCGGTGGTGCACGACCTGTTGGGCGAGCTGAAAACGCGGTTGGAGACGCCGAAGGCCCTTTCCACCGAGGGGCTCCGCCGGGGCGTCGCCCTGTTGCGGGACGCCTTTGAACAGGTGTTGGGGATCGAATTGTCGGCGGCGGCGGGGGAAGCCGACGGGGACATTCAAGCCCTCGTGAACCAACGAACCGCCGCCCGCAAAAGCAAAAATTGGCCGGAAGCCGATCGCCTGCGCGACGAGCTCGCGCGCCGGCGCATCGTCGTGGAAGACACGCCCCAGGGACCTCGCTGGTGGAAAACGAACTGA
- a CDS encoding 2-C-methyl-D-erythritol 2,4-cyclodiphosphate synthase, with amino-acid sequence MPARSAVPTAVGFGYDSHRFKKGRPLILGGVRIPHDRGLDGHSDADVLTHAVIDALIGAAGRGDIGTWYSDRDPRFKNADSLKLLADARRRTVRSHHVVNVDATLLAETPRLGPYKNRIRARLARALGVPPSRVNVKAKTNEGMGFVGRREGLAALAVVALAPRSRP; translated from the coding sequence GTGCCGGCCCGGTCCGCGGTCCCGACCGCCGTGGGATTCGGCTACGACAGCCACCGTTTCAAAAAAGGCCGGCCGCTGATCCTGGGCGGCGTGCGCATTCCCCACGACCGCGGGTTGGACGGACACTCCGACGCGGACGTCCTGACCCACGCCGTGATCGACGCCTTGATCGGCGCCGCCGGCCGGGGCGACATCGGAACGTGGTATTCGGACCGGGACCCGCGCTTCAAGAACGCCGACAGTTTGAAGTTGCTGGCGGACGCCCGCCGGCGCACCGTCCGTTCCCACCACGTCGTGAACGTTGACGCCACGCTGCTCGCCGAAACGCCCCGTTTGGGTCCCTACAAAAATCGCATCCGCGCCCGTCTGGCCCGGGCCCTGGGCGTGCCGCCGTCCCGCGTGAACGTCAAAGCCAAGACCAACGAGGGGATGGGCTTTGTCGGCCGCCGGGAGGGGTTGGCGGCCCTGGCGGTCGTCGCCTTGGCCCCCCGGTCCCGCCCGTGA
- the ispD gene encoding 2-C-methyl-D-erythritol 4-phosphate cytidylyltransferase, with product MPVGAVLVAAGRGRRFGGGGPPKQFRSLNGRPLFHWPLRALERTPAVTAIVMVVPQDRRLWTDRYLRRAGFKKVIAVVPGGAERADSVRAGLRALPGPCDLVLVHDAARALVTRPVIDRVIRAARRTGAALAAWPVPDTIKEGVQRAGRWSVRRTVPRTGLWLAQTPQGFRRAETRAFFEVTGPLTDDVQAVERAGRPVEIVLGSADNFKVTLPEDFDLCRRVLIARKDR from the coding sequence ATGCCGGTTGGCGCGGTCCTCGTGGCCGCGGGCCGCGGTCGCCGCTTCGGCGGCGGCGGTCCGCCCAAGCAATTTCGCTCCCTGAACGGGCGGCCGCTGTTTCATTGGCCGCTCCGGGCCCTGGAGCGTACCCCGGCGGTGACCGCCATCGTGATGGTGGTCCCCCAGGACCGCCGGCTCTGGACCGACCGCTATCTTCGCCGCGCCGGGTTCAAAAAAGTGATCGCGGTCGTGCCGGGCGGCGCCGAACGGGCGGATTCCGTTCGGGCCGGTCTCCGGGCGCTGCCGGGCCCCTGCGACCTCGTTTTGGTTCACGACGCGGCCCGGGCCCTGGTCACGCGCCCCGTGATCGACCGCGTCATCCGCGCCGCGCGCCGCACCGGGGCCGCGTTGGCCGCCTGGCCGGTGCCGGACACGATCAAAGAGGGCGTTCAACGCGCCGGGCGCTGGTCCGTGCGTCGCACGGTGCCCCGCACGGGCCTCTGGCTGGCCCAAACCCCCCAGGGATTTCGCCGCGCCGAAACCCGCGCGTTTTTTGAGGTGACCGGCCCCCTGACCGACGACGTTCAAGCCGTGGAGCGGGCGGGGCGCCCGGTGGAAATCGTTTTGGGGTCGGCCGATAATTTCAAAGTGACGTTGCCCGAGGATTTCGATCTTTGCCGCCGGGTCTTGATCGCCCGGAAGGACCGGTGA
- a CDS encoding TRAM domain-containing protein produces the protein MVLFVRKRSELELLDRDLIVKGAKKKALATHLVDTSVLIDGRIADICETKFIYGTLVVPRFILQELQAVADSSDGAKRARGRRGMDILARLQENPEVPVRIFDKDYPDIKEADSKLVALAKDLGAKVLTTDFNLNKIASLQGVTVLNVNDLANALKPVVLPGEVMNVFVLKEGKERDQGVAYLDDGTMVVVEEGRRAIGQKVHATVTSILQTSAGRMIFTKMSRGHAEPAAAAERPATPAHPDL, from the coding sequence ATGGTGTTGTTCGTTCGGAAACGGTCGGAATTGGAACTGTTGGACCGGGATCTGATCGTCAAAGGGGCGAAGAAAAAAGCGCTGGCCACCCACTTGGTGGACACGTCGGTCCTCATCGACGGCCGCATCGCCGACATCTGCGAGACGAAATTTATTTACGGGACGCTGGTGGTTCCGCGCTTCATTCTGCAGGAACTTCAGGCGGTGGCGGATTCCTCCGACGGGGCCAAGCGGGCCCGGGGGCGGCGCGGCATGGACATTCTCGCGCGGCTTCAGGAAAACCCGGAGGTGCCGGTCCGCATTTTTGATAAAGATTATCCCGACATCAAGGAAGCCGATTCCAAGTTGGTGGCCCTGGCCAAAGACCTGGGCGCCAAGGTGTTGACGACGGACTTCAACCTCAACAAAATCGCGAGCCTCCAGGGCGTCACGGTGTTGAACGTCAACGATCTGGCCAACGCCTTGAAGCCCGTGGTGCTCCCCGGCGAAGTCATGAACGTCTTCGTGCTCAAAGAAGGCAAGGAACGGGACCAGGGCGTCGCCTATTTGGACGACGGGACCATGGTGGTCGTGGAGGAAGGCCGTCGCGCCATCGGGCAAAAGGTTCACGCCACGGTGACGTCCATTCTTCAAACCTCCGCCGGGCGGATGATTTTCACCAAAATGTCCCGGGGCCACGCCGAGCCGGCCGCCGCCGCGGAACGGCCGGCCACGCCGGCCCACCCGGATCTGTAA
- the radA gene encoding DNA repair protein RadA — translation MKTKTRVLFVCGDCGADTPKWAGQCPACGQWNTLVQRKDAPPAAAPRRLTEFSSPVMSLADTAVLTAERRLTGIGEFDRILGGGLWPGSLVLLGGAPGIGKSTLMLQVANQLARPDFPVLYVSGEESPDQVKGRAARLGVRNPALFLVAETDLTKILEAVEETRPGVLVVDSVQTVHKPDVAGAPGAVAQIRECAAELLHLAKGRGIGVFLLGHVTKEGDLAGPRVLEHMVDTVLYFETERQDIHRILRAVKNRFGPTNEIGVFEMTGTGLAEVKNPSALFLGDHAGAAPAGTAVLAALEGTRPLLVEVQALTSRTLFGMPRRQMSGVDYNRTLLLVAVLDKRCGFHLDSQDVYVNATGGLDVREPAADLAISAAIASSFLDRSIPAKTLWLGEVGLSGELRPVAQTAERLSEAAQLGFSRVIMPKARGRALEAPKGLDVRAVATLSEALAQAGLSAQ, via the coding sequence GTGAAAACGAAAACGCGGGTTCTGTTCGTCTGCGGCGATTGCGGGGCCGACACGCCCAAGTGGGCCGGACAATGCCCCGCCTGCGGGCAATGGAACACCTTGGTGCAACGGAAGGACGCGCCGCCGGCGGCGGCGCCCCGCCGACTCACGGAGTTTTCGTCCCCGGTGATGTCCCTGGCCGACACGGCCGTCCTCACGGCGGAGCGGCGGTTGACCGGCATCGGCGAATTCGACCGAATTTTGGGCGGCGGGTTGTGGCCCGGCTCCCTGGTTTTGCTCGGGGGCGCTCCGGGGATCGGCAAATCGACGCTGATGCTCCAGGTGGCGAATCAATTGGCCCGGCCGGATTTTCCGGTTCTCTATGTTTCGGGGGAAGAGTCGCCGGATCAAGTGAAAGGGCGGGCGGCGCGTTTGGGCGTCCGCAACCCGGCCCTCTTTTTGGTGGCCGAAACGGACCTCACCAAGATTCTCGAAGCCGTGGAGGAAACGCGGCCCGGCGTGTTGGTCGTCGATTCCGTCCAAACCGTTCACAAGCCCGACGTGGCCGGCGCCCCGGGCGCCGTGGCTCAAATCCGGGAATGCGCGGCGGAGCTGCTTCACCTGGCCAAGGGCCGGGGCATCGGTGTTTTCCTCCTGGGCCACGTGACCAAGGAAGGGGATTTGGCGGGGCCCCGGGTGTTGGAACACATGGTGGACACGGTCCTTTATTTTGAAACCGAGCGGCAGGACATTCACCGGATTTTGCGGGCCGTCAAAAATCGGTTCGGCCCCACCAACGAGATCGGCGTGTTTGAGATGACGGGAACGGGGTTGGCCGAAGTCAAAAATCCCTCGGCGCTCTTCTTGGGGGACCACGCGGGGGCCGCCCCGGCGGGCACGGCGGTCTTGGCCGCCCTGGAAGGCACCCGGCCGCTCTTGGTGGAGGTTCAGGCCCTCACCTCTCGAACCCTTTTCGGCATGCCCCGACGCCAGATGTCCGGGGTCGACTACAACCGGACGTTGCTCCTGGTGGCGGTGTTGGACAAACGGTGCGGTTTTCACCTGGATTCCCAGGACGTCTACGTGAACGCCACCGGCGGTCTGGACGTGCGCGAACCCGCCGCCGATTTGGCCATTTCGGCGGCCATCGCCAGTTCTTTTTTGGATCGTTCCATCCCGGCCAAGACGCTTTGGCTGGGCGAAGTGGGGTTGAGCGGCGAATTGCGCCCCGTCGCCCAGACCGCGGAACGGTTGAGCGAGGCCGCGCAGTTGGGATTCTCCCGCGTGATCATGCCCAAAGCGCGGGGGCGCGCCCTGGAAGCGCCCAAAGGGTTGGACGTGCGGGCCGTGGCGACCTTGTCGGAAGCCTTGGCGCAGGCCGGTCTTTCGGCCCAATGA
- a CDS encoding bifunctional nuclease family protein: MLHEARIYSLANVGGQCVLVLEETEGPRLLPVWIGLYEGGSIGMALAGQKFPRPLTHDLFLDALERLGTTLEKVVVTDLRDSTFFAEIHLKRDEERLVVDARPSDSIALAVRRNCPIFVADEVFEACPELLKPISEEEVQEFKKSLQTMKPEDFFKDLKKPQDPEAGGEEPKK, from the coding sequence ATGCTGCACGAAGCCCGCATCTATTCTTTGGCCAACGTGGGTGGCCAGTGCGTTTTGGTGTTGGAGGAAACCGAAGGCCCCCGACTTCTCCCGGTGTGGATCGGGTTGTACGAAGGGGGGTCCATCGGAATGGCGCTGGCCGGCCAAAAATTTCCCCGGCCCCTGACCCACGACCTTTTTCTGGACGCCCTGGAGCGTCTGGGGACGACCCTCGAGAAGGTCGTGGTGACGGACCTGCGCGACAGCACTTTTTTTGCGGAAATCCATTTGAAACGGGACGAGGAGCGGCTGGTGGTGGACGCCCGCCCGTCGGATTCCATCGCCTTGGCGGTCCGGCGCAATTGCCCCATCTTCGTGGCCGACGAGGTGTTCGAGGCGTGTCCGGAACTCCTGAAGCCCATTTCCGAGGAGGAAGTGCAGGAGTTCAAGAAAAGCCTTCAAACCATGAAGCCCGAAGATTTTTTTAAAGATTTAAAAAAACCCCAGGACCCCGAGGCGGGCGGCGAAGAGCCGAAAAAATGA
- a CDS encoding MCE family protein, whose protein sequence is MALTSESKVGLFTLAGLFVFAAGILILGDFHVRSRYPLYVYFDDAGGLPKKGPVKIAGVEVGQVDTIDLVGPRARVRIELREDVSIHQGARAHVSSTGLIGSKFLDLNLGDPAAPVLQPGDTLEGDPSLTFDEIMTKLGDFLKEDPKTGAVGENLKATLANFRKVSQALADSLGEQRAEMTEIVQNIRDVSAHAKRVAADMAEITTDHKEDIKVALAKFRSVSERLDDLTARVQSGQGLLGKLVTDEKMGDELKQTMASVKQATKDMETFTGRVSRIEVYWDYRHRYDFEDDKFRADLGLRWVPRPGKFYYIAGNNLGRREDRKADPNADLERRNTVTAVMGKDFGPLTLYAGAIRSAGGVGARFRPLPASSAWNRRVEVEGEAYNFGRDETVRGVKMDKPVYNAGLRVNAIAPWVWVGGGVEDLAVRKNVNANVNVLFKDEDIAFLFGLVNIAR, encoded by the coding sequence ATGGCCCTCACCTCCGAATCCAAAGTCGGGTTGTTCACCCTGGCGGGGCTTTTTGTCTTCGCCGCGGGCATCTTGATCCTGGGGGATTTCCACGTTCGAAGCCGCTACCCCCTTTACGTCTATTTCGACGACGCGGGGGGCCTGCCGAAAAAAGGACCGGTCAAAATCGCGGGCGTCGAAGTGGGACAGGTGGACACCATCGATCTCGTGGGGCCCCGGGCCCGCGTGCGCATCGAACTTCGGGAAGACGTGTCGATTCACCAAGGCGCCCGGGCCCACGTGTCCTCGACCGGGTTGATCGGGAGCAAATTCCTGGACCTCAATTTAGGGGATCCCGCCGCCCCGGTCCTTCAACCGGGCGACACCTTGGAAGGCGACCCCTCCTTGACCTTTGATGAAATCATGACCAAACTGGGGGATTTCCTCAAGGAAGACCCCAAAACCGGCGCCGTGGGGGAAAACCTCAAGGCCACCCTCGCGAATTTCCGAAAAGTTTCCCAGGCGCTGGCGGACTCCCTGGGCGAACAGCGGGCCGAAATGACCGAAATCGTCCAAAACATCCGGGACGTTTCGGCCCACGCCAAGCGCGTGGCCGCGGACATGGCCGAAATCACCACGGACCACAAAGAGGACATCAAGGTCGCCTTGGCCAAATTCCGATCCGTTTCCGAACGGTTGGACGATTTGACCGCCCGGGTGCAGAGCGGCCAAGGCCTTCTGGGCAAGCTGGTCACCGATGAAAAGATGGGCGACGAATTGAAGCAGACCATGGCCAGCGTCAAGCAGGCGACGAAAGATATGGAGACTTTCACCGGCCGGGTGTCCCGCATCGAGGTCTACTGGGATTACCGTCATCGTTACGATTTTGAGGACGACAAGTTCCGGGCGGATTTGGGATTGCGCTGGGTTCCGCGGCCGGGCAAGTTTTACTACATCGCCGGCAACAACCTGGGCCGCCGGGAAGACCGGAAGGCCGATCCCAACGCCGATTTGGAGCGACGCAACACCGTCACCGCCGTCATGGGCAAGGATTTCGGTCCCCTGACGCTTTACGCCGGCGCCATCCGCTCGGCGGGGGGCGTGGGCGCCCGGTTCCGCCCGTTGCCCGCTTCCTCGGCCTGGAACCGCCGCGTCGAAGTGGAAGGCGAAGCCTACAATTTCGGACGGGACGAAACGGTTCGCGGGGTCAAAATGGACAAGCCGGTCTACAACGCCGGCCTGCGGGTGAACGCGATCGCCCCCTGGGTGTGGGTCGGCGGGGGGGTGGAGGATTTGGCGGTGCGCAAAAACGTCAACGCCAACGTGAACGTTCTCTTTAAGGACGAAGACATCGCGTTTCTCTTCGGCCTCGTCAACATCGCGCGATAA
- a CDS encoding ABC transporter ATP-binding protein, which yields MIRLDNVHKAFGANRVLRGLSLEIRDGETLTIIGGSGTGKSVTLKLMVGLLRPDQGRVIVDGQDIAGIGEDALAEVQKKFGFLFQGAALFDSLTVAENVLFGVRNLNRKSLGRADELVERSLGLVGLKPEVARLKPAELSGGMKKRVGLARAIAHEPEYILYDEPTTGLDPIMSDVINDLIVNIREKLKITSIAVTHDMKSAYKISNRIAMIYEGRLVSVGTPAEIQATTDPVLRQFITGSSHGPIQMPVKAYV from the coding sequence ATGATTCGGCTGGACAACGTCCACAAGGCCTTCGGGGCCAACCGCGTCCTGCGCGGCCTCTCCCTGGAAATCCGGGACGGGGAGACCCTGACCATCATCGGGGGCTCGGGCACCGGAAAAAGCGTGACGCTCAAGCTCATGGTGGGTCTGTTGCGGCCGGACCAGGGCCGGGTGATCGTCGACGGCCAGGACATCGCCGGGATCGGCGAAGACGCCCTGGCCGAGGTTCAGAAGAAATTCGGCTTTCTTTTTCAGGGCGCGGCCCTGTTCGATTCGCTCACCGTGGCCGAAAATGTACTTTTCGGGGTCCGGAACCTGAACCGCAAATCCCTGGGCCGGGCGGACGAACTGGTGGAGCGGAGCCTGGGTTTGGTGGGGCTCAAGCCGGAAGTGGCGCGGCTGAAACCCGCGGAGCTTTCCGGCGGGATGAAAAAGCGCGTGGGATTGGCCCGGGCCATCGCCCACGAGCCGGAATACATTTTGTACGACGAGCCGACCACGGGGCTGGACCCCATCATGTCGGACGTCATCAACGATTTGATCGTCAACATTCGGGAGAAGCTTAAAATCACCTCCATCGCCGTGACCCACGATATGAAATCCGCCTACAAGATCTCGAACCGCATCGCCATGATTTACGAGGGGCGCCTGGTCTCCGTGGGCACCCCCGCGGAAATTCAGGCGACGACGGACCCCGTGCTCCGCCAGTTCATCACGGGCTCCTCCCACGGCCCCATTCAGATGCCCGTCAAGGCCTACGTCTGA
- a CDS encoding ABC transporter permease has protein sequence MRVTFQIFSRQVVDLSETVGSVIVLLRKTVRTIFTTRLDTKNVVAQMYEIGYQSFAVTSLTALFTGMVLALQTGFSFKKVFNEPLYVGTVVGLSLLKELGPVLTAVVVAGRVGAAIAAEIGTMNVTEQVDALFTLGTNPVRYLVVPRFLACLLMVPLLTVFADLIGIGGGYLVAHFRLGIPSSTFWDEINAIELEDAFHGLIKSLAYALIIVTTSCYKGLKTSGGAEGVGRATTSAVVVSMVFILVSDYFLSALLVSLGIG, from the coding sequence ATCCGCGTCACCTTTCAGATTTTCTCCCGGCAGGTCGTGGATCTTTCCGAGACCGTGGGGAGCGTCATCGTGTTGCTGCGGAAAACCGTGCGGACGATTTTCACGACCCGCCTGGACACCAAAAACGTCGTCGCCCAGATGTACGAAATCGGCTACCAATCCTTCGCGGTCACCAGCCTCACCGCGCTGTTTACGGGCATGGTGCTCGCCCTTCAAACCGGATTTTCCTTCAAAAAAGTCTTCAACGAACCCCTCTACGTGGGGACCGTGGTGGGGTTGTCGCTCTTAAAGGAACTGGGCCCCGTCTTAACCGCCGTGGTGGTGGCGGGCCGGGTGGGGGCCGCCATCGCGGCCGAAATCGGGACCATGAACGTGACCGAGCAGGTGGACGCCCTTTTCACCCTGGGCACCAACCCCGTGCGTTATCTGGTCGTGCCGCGCTTCCTGGCGTGCCTTTTGATGGTGCCGCTCCTCACCGTGTTCGCCGATTTGATCGGCATCGGGGGCGGGTATCTGGTCGCCCATTTCCGTCTGGGGATTCCCTCCTCCACCTTTTGGGACGAAATCAACGCCATCGAATTGGAGGACGCGTTTCACGGGTTGATCAAGTCCCTGGCTTATGCTCTCATAATAGTCACGACGTCCTGTTACAAAGGGCTCAAAACCTCCGGCGGCGCCGAAGGGGTGGGCCGGGCCACGACCAGCGCGGTGGTGGTCAGCATGGTTTTTATTTTGGTCAGCGATTACTTCCTGTCGGCGCTCCTGGTGTCCCTGGGCATCGGCTGA
- the alr gene encoding alanine racemase encodes MPVLPSYAAGSLRPTWAEIDLNAFRFNLKSLARFLPRRVSIMAVLKADGYGHGALPLARAAARLGQKIRLWGFGVSSVEEGLALRAGGLRERILILGSLYPFESLDAALAGRLTPTIGSRGAAQALAYRARRLGRPAECHVKIDTGMGRIGMAPATAREALGLFQANPFLRVEGVYTHLACGDSAPETAQQLRAFEEALGGLPSRPPWVHAANSAGALGRPAARYDLVRPGIALFGVPPSPSLGKILSLRPVLSWKTRVVFVKMIPKGTPVSYGWTWRARRRSRIATLPVGYADGYPRNLSNRGEVLIKGRRCAVVGRVTMDQILVDVTGLRGVDVGEEVVLIGQQGGQNISAADVAQSAGTIPYEILCGVSKRVPRLYRETP; translated from the coding sequence CTGCCCGTCCTTCCGTCCTACGCCGCCGGTTCCCTCCGTCCCACCTGGGCGGAAATCGATCTCAACGCCTTCCGATTCAATCTCAAATCCCTGGCGCGTTTTTTGCCCCGGCGGGTGTCGATCATGGCCGTTCTGAAAGCGGATGGGTACGGCCACGGGGCCCTTCCCCTGGCCCGGGCCGCGGCCCGGCTGGGCCAGAAAATCCGCCTTTGGGGGTTCGGGGTGTCCAGCGTGGAGGAAGGGTTGGCCCTTCGCGCCGGGGGCCTTCGGGAACGAATTCTGATTCTGGGAAGCCTTTATCCCTTCGAAAGTTTGGACGCGGCCCTGGCCGGCCGCTTGACGCCCACGATTGGTAGCCGCGGCGCTGCCCAGGCCTTGGCCTACCGGGCCCGGCGGCTCGGCCGCCCCGCGGAATGCCACGTGAAAATCGATACGGGCATGGGGCGGATCGGCATGGCCCCGGCCACCGCCCGGGAAGCCCTCGGTCTTTTTCAAGCGAACCCGTTTTTGCGCGTGGAAGGCGTCTACACCCATTTGGCCTGCGGGGATTCCGCCCCCGAAACGGCCCAGCAGCTGCGGGCTTTTGAAGAGGCGCTCGGCGGCCTTCCGAGCCGCCCCCCCTGGGTCCACGCCGCCAATTCCGCCGGGGCCCTGGGCCGGCCCGCCGCCCGCTACGATTTGGTCCGGCCGGGAATCGCGCTCTTCGGCGTGCCTCCGTCGCCGTCCTTGGGGAAAATCCTTTCCCTTCGGCCCGTTTTGTCCTGGAAGACCCGCGTCGTTTTTGTGAAAATGATTCCCAAGGGCACCCCGGTCAGTTACGGGTGGACTTGGCGGGCCCGACGGCGGTCGCGGATCGCGACCCTCCCCGTGGGTTACGCGGACGGCTACCCCCGGAATCTCTCCAACCGGGGGGAAGTCCTGATCAAGGGCCGGCGCTGCGCCGTGGTGGGGCGCGTGACCATGGACCAGATTTTGGTGGACGTCACGGGGCTGCGGGGCGTGGACGTGGGCGAGGAGGTCGTTTTGATCGGCCAGCAAGGCGGGCAAAACATATCGGCGGCGGACGTGGCCCAATCCGCCGGAACGATCCCCTACGAAATTCTTTGCGGCGTGTCCAAGCGCGTGCCGCGCCTTTACCGGGAGACCCCGTGA